From the genome of Deltaproteobacteria bacterium:
GTCGGTCCACGGCAAGGATGGTTCGGCGCCCAGGCCCGGCAGGACGACCATTTCTGCAAGGGACCGATCGCGTTCGACGATGGCAGCAGGACGTTCCACTTCGGTGCGCCGGGGACTGAACGCGGCTCAGGCGAAATCGGCGGTGAGCAGCGCCGGCAGCTGATTGAGTCGCTCAATCGTACGGACGACGACGCGCGTAGGCGCTTGCTTCCAGTTGAACCATACGGAGGCGATGCCGGCGCGGCGCGGCGCCAGCACGCGCGACGCGGGCCAGGGCGCGGCGAATCGAGGTGCGATCGGAGACGGTGGCGTTGGTGGCAACCGCGATGCGGTAGCGCGGCGCCAACGCCGCCAGCACGGCCGCGGCGCCGTCGATGACGCGCACCTCGGGCCACAACGCCATGGGCGTATCCGCTGGGCCGTCCTCGGACATGAGCGTGTCGCCCCAGTCGAACAATACCCATGCCAGCGGCATCGCCCGAGCATACGTCGGCGACGGGCTCGTCGCGGGCGCGGATCCCGATCGCGTTCGTTTTGGTTTCAAGATTTCCCAGTCTCTGCCCGCGCATCGCGGCGCGGACTCGCGGCCAATATGTCTCGTCTGGAATTCACCTGGCAGCAGTCGCTCATCTGAGCCGAGGTCATTTCGTGCCGCTTCGCGTTCTTCCCCGCGGCGCGGGCCGCCGCGGCGCGATGACGTCGGCAGGCGTCGCCAGCTCGCGTTCCATCGCGTCGACAAGGTCGAACAGCTCGCGCGCCTCCCATGCCCGGTTTCGGGCGCGATCGTCGTCGCGCGCAGTACGCCCGCTTGCGCGAGGAGGGCGATGGCTTCGTTCGCGGCCTGCCGCGATCGCTGCAGGATTTCGGCCGCCGACCGGAGAGTGATGATGGGGTATGCAGGGAGCAATTGAATGAGCGCCTCCGCGCTCGAATGTCTGCGAGGGCGGCCGGCGCGCTCGCGCCAGGCTCCTTGGAGGCTAGCGAGACGCGAACCCAGCTCCGATGCTTTGGCTGCAGCTCGCTCCGCGGCTCGGGCGAAGGCCAGGGACCAGTCTTCGATGCGTCCGTCCCTATAGGCCCTCAGGCCAGCAATGTACGCCCTCGAATCTCCTGCCAGCACCAGGCTCACCGGGGGGACGAATCGGGGCGCGAGCTCGCGCCGCCGCAGTACGACGTGGATGAGCGCGCGGCCGACGCACCATTGCCGTCGGCGAACGGATGGATGGTCTCGAATTGCGCATGCGCGATCGCAGCCTGGACGAGCGCGGGCATGTCGCTCCGGTTGAGAAATGCGGCAAGGTCTTTCATCAAGTCCGGGACGTACTCAGGTGGTGGCGGCAGGAAATACGCCTGCCCTGGGTTGAACCGGTTATCTCCGATCCAGTTCTGAAGGTCGCGGAGCTTGCCCGCGATGCCGGGGGTCGTGGTCGCGAGCATCAGCACGCCGGCATCAGGCGTGGTCCCTTCGTTGCTCGCTCTGATGCCCCTTTTCGCCTTCCTCAGGCTCGCGGCGCATTCCAGATCCGCGCAAGGGCCATTGCAGCCCGGCGTTGGATTGGCGTCCGACACGCGGTTGCTGCGTTGTCACCTCCGCACTACGGGCGGTCCCATGGCAACGATGGGGCGGGCGCTCGCACGCCCCATCGCGTTCGCAGAAGCCACGCCCCCCGCCGGATGCCAGCCCATGGCTTCTCCCGGTCGCGGAACGTAGCTTCTTCCGGGGTCCAGCGTGGGCGACCACGGTCAGGCTCAGCAGCCGCGGCGGCTGGCGGACTTCATCCGCGAGCGCAGGGAACAGATCATCTCGGATTGGGAGGCGCGCATCCGCCGACTCAAGCCGGCCGAGCGCCTCGAGCGCCCGGTCCTGCTCGATCACATCCCGACGTTCCTCGACGACCTCTGCGAGTACATCAGCGAGGTGCGCGCTGGTCTCGACAGCGCACCCTCGACGCAAACTCCTCCCGCGCATGCCCTCGACCGTCTGGAGCTCGGTTACAACATTCGGGAGATCGTCGCGGAATACAGCACGCTGCGGGAATGCCTGCTCGAGCTGGCCTCGCGCGAGCTGTCGCCGGCGCGATTGTCGGCGGAGATGCCTCGGCTGCACGCGGCCATTGATCTGGCGATCTCCGAATCCGTCACGCGCTTCAGCGGCGCGCACGACCGGACGCTTCGGGCACTCGACCGGATCTCGGCGGCCGCGCTCGAGGAGCCCGAGGTGCTCGGATTCCTCAACAAGCTCCTGAGCGTGCTCCTGGAGACGACCCGCGACGTCGACGTTGTGAAGATCATGCTTCGCGAAGGCGAGGACCTCGTCGTCCGCGTCGCCGCCGGTGGCCTCGAGGAGGACCTGCGGAGCGGGTTCCGTCT
Proteins encoded in this window:
- a CDS encoding GAF domain-containing protein is translated as MGDHGQAQQPRRLADFIRERREQIISDWEARIRRLKPAERLERPVLLDHIPTFLDDLCEYISEVRAGLDSAPSTQTPPAHALDRLELGYNIREIVAEYSTLRECLLELASRELSPARLSAEMPRLHAAIDLAISESVTRFSGAHDRTLRALDRISAAALEEPEVLGFLNKLLSVLLETTRDVDVVKIMLREGEDLVVRVAAGGLEEDLRSGFRLRVGEGFSGKIAAERKPAMVSRAADANVKSEALRKIAQRALYGVPLLHREDLIGIALMGSTTAFQFSDEDLLLFRTMTGRATALIVQGQCLEREKAARAEAEGLAKELEASLALRDHVMGVLSHDIPQPSRGHQGQHGVPARPRESEGTSTARGRPHLDQHRSHRADDPRSPRLHACTRNWHPRPARAHQ